One genomic region from Magallana gigas chromosome 3, xbMagGiga1.1, whole genome shotgun sequence encodes:
- the LOC105345878 gene encoding pantetheinase produces MVPRRQTSMMLGWVLLFSVGVRGYSDQTFRAAVYEHAPLPPNRTIVVTRQEALDYMRKNLEVYKTATEEAHGQNVDIIVFPEDGITYNGHTRKSVRPYLEYIPDPKQEQWNPCEVPDRYSNTEVQYTLSCLAKNNSLWIVANMGDYQPCQADDTVCPADGHYQFNTDVVYDSNGTLIAKYHKINLFFEFMFDPSTSKEAVSFETPFGTFGVFTCFDILFRNPVVVLMKEKEVSNIVFPTAWMDTPPFFAAIQFHSAVAAGFGINFLAANMHNPRYRFQGSGIYSPDGAVAYYYNNSVKGQEEGGKLLVSELKILRNNALSHNSPMYSSKKYNGTQAMGDGVFHADTFGDNFNYILLAESSGKARVCHNELCCKATYTSRDNFTEMFALGAFDGLHTKEGTYYIQVCTILRCKTLEKSSCGQGSRVSNTYFTQLALSGTFKTPYTFPEILLHGENVFDLAPSTTWSYNAGSMEAKNGFEQPLLSFSLFSRDYDNDLRLTSSCGNPKLTIFTQCLCLLSLLFSVLS; encoded by the exons ATGGTGCCCAGACGGCAAACATCGATGATGCTGGGTTGGGTCCTGTTATTCTCTGTTGGGGTCAGAGGATATAGCGACCAAACGTTTCGAGCGGCCGTTTACGAACACGCCCCGCTACCACCAAATAGAACAATCGTGGTAACGCGACAAGAAGCATTGGACTACATGCGGAAGAATCTAGAGGTGTACAAAACGGCAACAGAGGAGGCACATGGACAG AATGTTGACATAATAGTGTTTCCTGAGGACGGGATAACTTATAATGGGCACACAAGAAAATCCGTTCGTCCATACCTTGAATACATACCAGACCCAAAACAGGAGCAATGGAACCCGTGCGAAGTCCCTGACAGGTACTCCAATACTGAGGTACAGTACACTCTAAGCTGTCTGGCCAAAAACAACTCTCTTTGGATCGTCGCCAACATGGGAGACTATCAGCCTTGTCAAGCAGACGACACTGTCTGTCCAGCAGACGGTCATTACCAATTCAACACTGACGTTGTGTACGACAGCAACGGGACACTTATTGCAAAGTATCACAAAATCAACTTATTCTTCGAGTTCATGTTTGATCCGTCAACATCGAAAGAAGCCGTTTCTTTTGAAACACCTTTCGGAACGTTCGGTGTGTTTACTTGTTTTGATATTCTTTTTCGTAACCCTGTTGTGGTCTTGATGAAAGAAAAAGAAGTGAGTAATATCGTTTTTCCTACTGCTTGGATGGACACCCCTCCGTTTTTTGCTGCAATTCAGTTCCACTCCGCAGTAGCTGCTGGCTTCGGCATCAACTTCCTGGCAGCTAACATGCACAACCCTCGATATCGTTTCCAAGGAAGCGGCATTTACTCACCAGATGGAGCTGTGGCCTATTACTACAACAACAGTGTCAAAGGTCAAGAAGAAGGAGGGAAACTATTGGTGTCTGAACTAAAAATCCTGCGAAATAATGCTTTGTCACACAACTCACCCATGTATAGTTCCAAAAAGTATAATGGGACGCAAGCAATGGGTGATGGCGTCTTTCATGCGGATACATTTGGGGACAACTTTAATTATATCCTTCTCGCAGAATCAAGCGGGAAGGCACGGGTTTGTCACAACGAGCTTTGTTGTAAGGCTACTTACACTTCTCGTGATAATTTCACAGAGATGTTTGCACTTGGTGCGTTCGACGGTTTACATACCAAAGAAGGGACCTATTACATTCAAGTCTGTACAATTTTAAGGTGTAAAACGTTGGAGAAATCTTCTTGCGGTCAAGGTTCTCGGGTTTCCAACACTTATTTCACTCAGCTTGCTCTATCTGGAACTTTTAAGACACCTTACACATTCCCAGAAATTCTGCTACATGGCGAAAACGTTTTCGATCTTGCTCCATCAACCACCTGGTCGTATAACGCAGGTAGCATGGAAGCAAAGAATGGCTTTGAACAGCCATTGCTGTCCTTTTCTCTGTTTTCTCGTGATTATGACAATGATTTACGGTTGACAAGTTCGTGCGGTAATCCAAAACTCACCATTTTTACTCAGTGTCTTTGTTTACTGTCACTACTTTTCTCAGTTTTGAGctga